The Cloacibacillus sp. genome window below encodes:
- a CDS encoding cation:proton antiporter, giving the protein MAVIAIHTHTSTLVLLSLSLILFAGFFATRITKLFRLPNVSGYIIAGMLIGPGMLHIIPEATIENLSFISDVALAFIAFDVGRFFKKEVICGSGTRVVVITIFEALVAGVAVSVAMRFMFSFSWDFSLLLGAIATATAPASTLMTINQYGAKGEFVNTLLQVVAFDDAVCLFAFTLATAFIGISGNEGKGIVNLLTPLFFNLLALALGFLSGLVLKRMITEKRSSENRLILVIAFLLAISGTCVVLNVSPLLSCMLFGAVYINLTEDRELYRQINNFSPPIMSTFFIYSGMSLDLGSLKAFGAAGVVYFLIRIAGKYAGAYAGCALTGSACKVKNLLGLALISQAGVAIGLAFLAQRILPPDMGDMLLTIILASSVLYELAGPGAAKCALVLSGEIPGTHRKE; this is encoded by the coding sequence ATGGCTGTCATAGCTATCCATACGCATACGTCTACATTGGTACTTTTATCTCTGTCACTGATTCTTTTCGCGGGATTTTTCGCCACGAGAATCACGAAGCTTTTCAGGCTTCCCAACGTAAGCGGATATATCATCGCGGGGATGCTCATCGGTCCTGGAATGCTGCACATCATCCCGGAGGCGACGATCGAGAACCTTAGCTTCATCAGCGATGTCGCGCTGGCCTTCATCGCTTTTGACGTCGGCAGGTTTTTCAAAAAGGAGGTCATCTGCGGCAGCGGTACGAGGGTGGTCGTGATAACTATTTTCGAGGCTCTCGTCGCGGGAGTCGCCGTCTCTGTCGCGATGCGCTTCATGTTTTCTTTTTCGTGGGATTTTTCACTGCTTCTCGGCGCGATCGCGACGGCGACAGCCCCCGCAAGCACGCTGATGACGATCAACCAGTATGGCGCGAAGGGAGAGTTTGTGAACACGCTGCTGCAGGTGGTCGCCTTTGACGACGCCGTATGCCTCTTCGCCTTTACGCTCGCGACGGCCTTTATCGGCATCAGCGGCAACGAGGGCAAGGGGATTGTCAATCTCTTAACACCGCTCTTCTTCAATCTCCTGGCCCTCGCCCTCGGCTTTCTGAGCGGCCTCGTCCTTAAGAGGATGATCACGGAGAAGCGCAGCAGTGAAAACCGGCTGATCCTTGTAATCGCATTTTTGCTTGCGATCTCCGGCACCTGCGTGGTCCTCAATGTCTCGCCGCTGCTCTCCTGCATGCTTTTTGGCGCGGTCTATATCAACCTCACCGAGGACAGGGAGCTCTACAGGCAGATAAATAATTTTTCGCCGCCGATCATGTCCACCTTTTTTATCTACTCCGGCATGAGCCTAGATTTAGGCAGCTTAAAGGCCTTCGGCGCGGCGGGCGTGGTCTATTTCCTGATCCGCATCGCTGGAAAGTACGCGGGAGCCTATGCCGGCTGCGCGCTCACCGGCAGCGCCTGTAAGGTGAAGAATCTGCTGGGGCTCGCGCTGATATCGCAGGCCGGCGTCGCCATCGGCCTCGCCTTTCTCGCCCAGCGCATCCTGCCGCCGGATATGGGCGACATGCTGCTGACGATAATCCTTGCCTCTTCGGTGCTCTACGAGCTCGCGGGGCCTGGCGCGGCTAAGTGCGCGCTTGTACTTTCGGGCGAGATCCCCGGCACTCACCGGAAGGAATAG
- a CDS encoding PfkB family carbohydrate kinase, which yields MSAETVVFGTVFMDCKGFAAYRYDPLGRNVGSVRFIHGGVGRNVAEDMAAIGAKVSFVSSVDGNGLGIEVLNRLEDEGIDVSHVRRAASSGMGLWLAVMDQNGDLAASISQMPDLSIMEEIVREEGESIVAGCRNVVLELDLNDYISTAVLSLAERYNKKVYGITGNMEVILRNRAMLGGLACYICNETEAGRLFEREVHAREPEQVLTLLRGYVDANSLKSMVVTLGEYGSVYYDAVSGEFGFCSSIETKVTDSSGAGDAFFAGTTEALIRGFSLRQAVGYGTRLASWIIEVAEPTRAPLPESLF from the coding sequence ATGTCTGCAGAAACCGTCGTCTTTGGAACCGTATTTATGGACTGTAAGGGCTTTGCCGCCTACCGCTATGACCCGCTGGGGAGAAATGTAGGCTCGGTGAGATTTATCCACGGCGGCGTCGGACGCAACGTCGCGGAGGACATGGCGGCCATCGGCGCAAAGGTCTCGTTCGTCTCCTCCGTCGACGGCAACGGACTCGGCATCGAGGTGCTCAACAGGCTGGAAGACGAGGGGATCGACGTCAGCCATGTGCGGCGCGCCGCCTCTTCTGGTATGGGATTATGGCTTGCGGTCATGGACCAGAACGGAGATCTAGCCGCCTCCATCTCGCAGATGCCGGATCTTTCCATTATGGAGGAGATCGTCCGGGAAGAGGGCGAGTCGATCGTCGCCGGCTGCCGAAACGTCGTCCTTGAGCTTGATCTCAACGATTATATTTCAACAGCGGTCCTCTCACTCGCGGAGAGGTATAACAAAAAGGTCTACGGTATAACGGGAAATATGGAGGTCATTCTCCGCAACCGTGCTATGCTCGGCGGCCTTGCGTGTTATATCTGCAATGAGACGGAGGCTGGACGGCTTTTTGAAAGGGAGGTCCACGCGCGGGAGCCTGAACAGGTGCTCACTCTGCTGCGCGGATACGTCGACGCCAACAGTCTTAAATCAATGGTGGTGACTTTGGGAGAATACGGCTCCGTATACTATGATGCCGTCTCGGGGGAATTTGGCTTTTGTTCCTCCATAGAAACGAAAGTAACAGACTCAAGCGGCGCGGGCGACGCCTTTTTCGCGGGAACCACGGAGGCGCTGATAAGAGGCTTTTCCCTGCGTCAGGCGGTAGGCTACGGCACCAGGCTTGCTTCGTGGATAATAGAGGTGGCGGAGCCAACGCGCGCGCCTTTGCCCGAGAGTTTGTTTTAG